The DNA segment GATCATCTTCACCCGGGGAACAACGACCGCTCTCAACGGCCTGGCGAGCAGCTGGGGCTACGACCATCTCCAGGCAGGAGACCGGGTCGTCCTCTCCATGATGGAGCACCATGCCAACATCGTTCCCTGGCAGCTCGTGGCCGCCCGGACCGGAGCCGAACTCGTCTACATACCGCTGACCCCGGATTACCAGATCGACCTGGAAGCACTCGCGGCAACGATCGACGAGCGGGTCAAGATCGTCTCGCTGACCGGCATGTCGAATGTCCTGGGATCGATCCCCCCGATGCACCTGGTCGCCGACCTCGTTAGGGCCGGCTCGAAGGCCGTGATCATCGTGGACGGAGCCCAACTCGTTCCACACGCCGAGGTAGACGTGCAGACCCTTGGAGCCGACTTCCTGGCCTTCTCCGCCCACAAGATGCTCGGCCCGACCGGGATAGGTGTTCTGTGGGGCAAACCTGACTTGCTGGAGGAAATGGAGCCGTGGGAAGGCGGCGGCGAGATGATCTCCACCGTCGATCTCTTCGAGTCGACCTGGGCGCCGGTGCCGCAGAAGTTCGAAGCAGGCACTCCCCCGATTGCCGAAGCGATCGGCCTCGCCGCGGCCGTGCACTACCTCGAGGAGGTCGGCATGGACGCCGTCCGCTCGCATGATCTCGACCTCACCGCCTACGCGCTGGAGCGGATGAGTGAAGTACCCGATCTCGTGCAGTACGGACCGACCGATATCAAGACCCGGGGCGGCGTGATCAGCTTCACCCTCGGCGACGTACACCCGCACGACATCGCCACGATCCTCGACAGTCGCGGCATCTCCGTGCGGGCCGGACATCACTGCGCCAAGCCGCTGATGGCCGACTTGTGCGTTGCTGCTACGGCCCGAGCTTCGTTTCACGTCTACAACAGCCATGACGACGTTGACGCCCTCATCGCCGCGCTCCATGAAGCCCGATCTCTGTTTGGGTTGGGGTAGAGGTAGGGTTCCGCCGATGGCCCTCGATGAACTCTACCGCGAAGTCATACTCGATCATTACCGGAACCCACGGAACCGGAAACCGATCGACTCTCCAGATGCCCATGCAGACGGGCACAATCCGCTGTGCGGCGACGAGATCTCTCTGGATCTGTCATTCGAGAACGACACGGTTGCGGAGGTGTCGATCGTCGGTCGCGGCTGCTCAATCAGCCAGTCGTCGGCGTCGATGATGTCAGACGCGATCAAGGGCAAGACCCGCTCCGAAATCGCAGCATTGACCGCCCGGTTCAAGGCGATGATGGACATCGACGCCGAAGGCGATGCCGGCCTCGACCCGGACCGGCCCGGCGCGACGCTCGGCGATCTCGAAGCGCTGCAGGGTGTCCGGAAGTTCCCGGTGCGCATCAAATGCGCCAACCTGGCCTGGACGACCCTCGAAGAGGCGCTCCAGGGCTCGTAGGTCCTCGATTCTCCGAGGCGCGGTGCTCGCCGTGCTCCTGCATATCGGGTTTCGCTCAACCCGGCCGCGACGCACGCAAGAGCTGCGGCACAGAGGGCGGCGAAAAGAATTATTCCGCCCTTAACCGTTCATTGGTAAGGCATTAGGCACGGTCGACCGATACTCATTTCGGGTTGGAACCGAGTCGAATCGAGGGACGAGCACAATGAAAGCTCGAGCGGCAGCGTTGTTTACGCTGGTGGGGATCCTGGCCGCTGCAATTGTCTTCGTGCTGGGCGACGGTGCGGACGCCAAACCGCAACCCGGGTTCCTTCCAG comes from the Acidimicrobiia bacterium genome and includes:
- a CDS encoding SUF system NifU family Fe-S cluster assembly protein, with product MALDELYREVILDHYRNPRNRKPIDSPDAHADGHNPLCGDEISLDLSFENDTVAEVSIVGRGCSISQSSASMMSDAIKGKTRSEIAALTARFKAMMDIDAEGDAGLDPDRPGATLGDLEALQGVRKFPVRIKCANLAWTTLEEALQGS
- a CDS encoding cysteine desulfurase codes for the protein MTDLSHLRRDFPILRREAEGHPVVFLDSAASAQKPGSVLDAMDRFYRSQYANVHRGAYRLSQEATGLYEDARARVAAFINAGSPEEIIFTRGTTTALNGLASSWGYDHLQAGDRVVLSMMEHHANIVPWQLVAARTGAELVYIPLTPDYQIDLEALAATIDERVKIVSLTGMSNVLGSIPPMHLVADLVRAGSKAVIIVDGAQLVPHAEVDVQTLGADFLAFSAHKMLGPTGIGVLWGKPDLLEEMEPWEGGGEMISTVDLFESTWAPVPQKFEAGTPPIAEAIGLAAAVHYLEEVGMDAVRSHDLDLTAYALERMSEVPDLVQYGPTDIKTRGGVISFTLGDVHPHDIATILDSRGISVRAGHHCAKPLMADLCVAATARASFHVYNSHDDVDALIAALHEARSLFGLG